GTCTTATTCCAGGTTTTATGGAGTCCATAATTCCATTAACTCCCAACTGTGCCATTCGGTCCATATTTGGGGTTTGAGCTGCTTCTAAGGGGGTTTTACCTCCTAATTCCTTAAGGGGGCGGTCTGCCATCCCATCAATTATCATTATGATTCCCTTCATTTTTATCACCATATCACCCATACCATGATATTTCCCAATAAAGCTCCGGCTAGGGTAGCTAAAAGATTAACATGTTCATTGGATAAGTAACCCTTTATTTCCAGCACTGCTCCCAGTATACTGTCTACGAAACACCCAAAAGTCCCTGCTATAATTGCGATTTCCATAGTTTTAACCAGATCAGGGTACACACCTAGGATATAAGCTGCTAATCCAATTAAACCTGCCCCAATTATCCCTGCGAATGTTCCAAGGACTGAAATTCCACCATCAGTACCAGGGGGAACTTTTTTAAGGTTAGTTATAAGACGGGGGGTTGTAGCCACTCCTACCTCGCTGGCCATTGTGTCAGCAGTGGCAGTGGCTATGGAACCAATGAATCCGGCATAATTGCCGAAAGCAGCCATTACAAAGGCCACAATTCCGTTGGAGACGACGTTTTTAATGGTTCGAGTCCCTTCATAAACTCCGATCTCCTTTTTATAATCGTGTTTATACCGGGTGAACGCAACTCCCAGAATAAGAAATAAAAATATTAATAAAAGCCAGTTTACACCGGCGGCGAAGATGATGATCACACCCATTATGATCATGAAGATGGATCCCAGGAGATCCAGGGCCTTTCTCTTGTAGGTAATCAGCCCTATGATCACCAGGAGGATCACATATTCCCAGATAATCATCTATCTCCCAGATTTATGATTTTTTATCGTCAACTACTTTGGTTTTAATTACTTCCACCCTTTTAAGGGGGTAGATCTTCTTGGTTTCATGGTAAACATAGGAGGCTAGTTTCCCACCTATTATGTCTTCCACCAGTTCCACGAAGTTTTTCTGAGCTGCGGCGTCCACTACCAGTTTTTCAACAGTTTCCCGGATGTAACGCTGTTGTGATGATTTGGCCCTTTTGATGGTGATGGCCAGGACGTGGATCTTCATTTTCTGCCCGTCTTTACTCTCGGCTTTAACTATAGCGTCGATACGGCTGGTTCCTCTCCTGATCATACTTCTTACGTAATCACTGGTAACCTGGTGGCCTATGAAACGGGTGGTGGCGGTGTCTCCGGCAACTTCACTGATCTGGAACTTTAATTTCACATACTGTTTACTGAAATCACCAGTAAGCTCTCTCATAGTGGATTCAACTCTTCTTTTGAGGAGCATCTCAGGTTCCCGGGCAGGGGTGGTGCCTATCTCAGCGTCTCCAAATTCTTTAGGAGTAGTAATAGTGTACCATTGTTTATCTTTCCATGTATCTCTTACTCTTCTGCGTCTTGCTTTAGCCATAATAATCACTTATTGTTACGTATCATTATATTCACGTATTATTTCGTAAGATTTCTATTTCATAGAACTCGCAGTTCTAAATAAATTCGAAAAATCACAACCAGTCTAAAAGTTTAGAATCATTTATTATAAATCTCATTCATGGTTTATAAATATTCCCAAAGGTTGAAGGATGGATAAAAATCATTCCTCCAGAGCTTATATTGTGGGGTTTATTATCTCTTGCATCTGTCACTTATCTACCTTTTGAACAGTTGTATCTACTGGATAAAAATATGGTAATGTAACCATTAAAGCCATGAAGGTAAAATATTTTCGGTCAAGAGATTTTCAAACCTTTCTGGGGGTTTCCATTATTACTTAAACCTTTAAACCTTACCATGCAAATAATATAATAAAAATCCCACTTAACAGGTTCGCCAGGAACCAACCCATTCTTCCAATGGTGCTCCGGTATTTATAGCCCCGATATTCCTGGTTTCGGCTCCAGAACCAGAAACTTATGCTGTGGTAGATGAATATCACCCCTGGGATCCAGGCCAGCTTGAAACTCCAGGAAATATCCAAAATCAGCCCCACACCTATGAGTACATAAACCCATCCCACGAGAATATCAGCCATGGCCATGCCCAGCTCATAATCCCGATACTCAGGTAATATTTCTTTTTCTGCTATTCCCAGTTTAACAGCCCTTTTCCAATCCAGAACACTGATTAGCTGACCTATGAAATGAAATCCAAAACCGATTATTAGAATCAGCACTCCGGCCAGGATATTGGAATAGGTGAATAATTCCATCATTTTCCACTCCCTAGGGTAATATTGTCACTGGAGCCAAGTAAAATTTTTTATTTGGGGATTATAAAAATAAACATGTATCAAAATAATTAATGAAAATTAATTTAAATTACCATTTTAGGCCAGATTAATTCTGGAAAATGATTCAGGATAACAGAAATTGGGGGAATATGAATGTGGAAAACATCTAATAAGTTGTGGATAATAACCACTGCACCATTGGTGATAGTTGGATTGGGTTTCATTTATTTTGGAATTATGGCCTCACCTGAGGCTCTCACTGATGATGGTTATTCTCTTAAAAATTTCTTTTATTTTATGGGTGGTTCGTTTATCTTTTTCCCGCTTATGGGAGCTTTAGGAGTTTATTACTATTACAAAAGGATTAACGATCGGGAGACATTTCTTATTAATGATGGTATAAGGGGTGAAGCAGAGATATTAAGCAGGGAGCAGACTGGAACTTACATCAATGAACAGCCACAAGTTAAATTCAAACTTCTCATCACCACTCCTGATCTGGAACCCTACGAGCTGGAACATAAAGAAATAGTAAATCTATTAGACATGGGGTCAATTCCCGAAGGTAGGAAAATACCAGTAATGGTACATCCGGATAATCCCAAAGATATT
Above is a genomic segment from Methanobacterium sp. containing:
- a CDS encoding TIGR00297 family protein; this translates as MIIWEYVILLVIIGLITYKRKALDLLGSIFMIIMGVIIIFAAGVNWLLLIFLFLILGVAFTRYKHDYKKEIGVYEGTRTIKNVVSNGIVAFVMAAFGNYAGFIGSIATATADTMASEVGVATTPRLITNLKKVPPGTDGGISVLGTFAGIIGAGLIGLAAYILGVYPDLVKTMEIAIIAGTFGCFVDSILGAVLEIKGYLSNEHVNLLATLAGALLGNIMVWVIW
- a CDS encoding 30S ribosomal protein S3ae, which produces MAKARRRRVRDTWKDKQWYTITTPKEFGDAEIGTTPAREPEMLLKRRVESTMRELTGDFSKQYVKLKFQISEVAGDTATTRFIGHQVTSDYVRSMIRRGTSRIDAIVKAESKDGQKMKIHVLAITIKRAKSSQQRYIRETVEKLVVDAAAQKNFVELVEDIIGGKLASYVYHETKKIYPLKRVEVIKTKVVDDKKS